From Cotesia glomerata isolate CgM1 linkage group LG3, MPM_Cglom_v2.3, whole genome shotgun sequence:
ttcggtaataatgcggttaaactatagttgttttggccagtttttatactgtagttatccagtatatatactgcacttatgctgtacagttaccaaaaatatactatacaattaccgcattaatgcccaaattttacccaaaaaattccaaataattaccgtaataatacagtaattttgCCGAATATTTTCTGACATAATGGACAATTGttaaagatttagttttattttagttcacttctatgttagaaatgaataaaatgaaaaattttaaattttgctttttattctccatcgctactttgcaaaaataaatactgtttttgaataaaaaatatgtagaatattattttttaattaggtatttagcagtaattaatataaaataatacatatgttaagtaaatatattctaattttaatttcaatttttaatttctcacttagaaaattgcaaattttctaaaatcgaaaagttatattatttcacatatataattatattatttaattttaaatatgcttatcgtaagatggacggtgtggcttaatgtttatagaataagcaaaaaaacaaTGTGGTATAGACTgggtagctcaaatggtagagtagccgacatgtcctcaggaggttctgggttcgaatcccagtccgagcgttatttaattttacacaattttttaaatatggtttTAATACAATCATTTTACCGCCTTATTACCGTAAATATGCCGCATTTTCAGCgtaaatattctaaatttttagcgtAAATGTATGgcatttttacggtaaatgttccgtaatttttcgataaaaaaactgaccaaaacaaccgaaaaaatgctgaaaaaatacCGCATTAATACTATATAATTGCGACATTTTTTCAGCATTTACAAAACCGCTAGGGTAGCGCCACAGGTTGGCTATGCGCCGAAAAGAAAGTCTGGGTACCTCGATATGTAGTATTTTGAACCTGAAAAAACAGTGGCAATTactcattaataaataaataaataaatttattaacaatgtaACAGTACACTCATTAGAAAAATCGCCGCCTGAATATTCGAacaatttaaagtaaaacaCAGTTCAGTTACTGACTTAATACTTAGCGAATTATTCTTACAATTACTCAgcatgtaattataattaatatcaattacaAATTACTCAATACACGTACACAAGACTCAGTACTACTTCAACGTCAATtattgttcaataatttttgattaattactttttaactGTAGAACGCTCCTGCCAGCACAACAAATTGTCTCACACTATCTAAAATGTATTCCAACAATCAACTTGAGATCCAAATGAATATTGTTTAgaattgaatgaataaatttttaagactttaaaaattacatctgATTgacacattaaaaaaattaatgaagactagtattattcaaaatgatttctttTCACTTTATAGATAACTaacaacttaaaataatattctatttCTAACAGGAGTTGTTTTCTTCACTGAATTTTCTCTGCGACTAATCCCCACTTACTATTTTCAAGCCGAACAATAGTCACCAGGTactcatttttaattcaaaattgtcaAGTTAATAATTCAAACCCTTTTCTACGACTATCAATACATAGAACAAAGTATCTTCCCCTTTCtgcatcaaaattaaaaatcgccAACGAAAATTATGGCaatttagtttataaatagTTGGCTATTATTAGatgaaattgaataataaataagaaagagTGGCGTTGGCGACAGAGTCACCCTTTCTTGGATTCAGAATAACTTTTCTACCTTTGTTTCGTCAGTTGACATTAACTGATCAATAAAATGACTCCTATTTTGCCACAAAGTTTCTTTATTCTGACTTGTATCGGGGTTTGGAGACCCGTTGAATGGCAAGGCTGGAAGTGTGTCCTCTATGACGCCTACAGTCGGTTCGTGGTCATCACCAATTTCGCGTTTTCGCTGTCCCAGTTCTTGGGCGTACTTCTGGTCCGCACTTCAATTAATGAACTTACCAATAACATGAGCATGTTGCTGGTGATGGTCACTGCTTGCGGGAAAATAGTCGGGATTCTGTTCAACCGCAatgaaattttggaaattcTCAGAAGCTTAGAGGAAAAACCTTTCAAGCCTCGTGATCAATTCGAAGAAGACATTCGCAAGAAGTATATACACATCAGCAGGTAAGTCTaatgttttttattcatttttttgcactgtaaaaattattaagttattaatttttacagtgtattttataaataattttactgattttaataaattgaaaatttttgaacaagaGAGGATTCTCCAAAAAGTCTTATAACCCGTTCTTATTTTGTGTATTTAACTATAGGAGTAATAGGAATTTTACTAACGCGAATTCCAGAAGCTAAAGTACTTGGTGTGTTGCCTTTTAGCAGCTGGCTGCCTTACAATTACTCAAAGCAAAATATTTACGTAATTACCGCAGCCCAGCAGGTTTTTAATTCTGTAATTAGCACATACACACATGCCGGTTTTGACACATTGTTTCCTGGGTTGATGATGTAtatatcagcacaaactaagATTTTGCAATATCGCTTCGATAAAGTCATCAAAGCTCTTGAAAGATTGAACTTTAATCGTTCTGTAAatcaaaatacaaaaattgctGAAAGGAATATTATTACTGAATGGGTTGAGTGTCACATTGCTGTTTTAaggttttttgttttattcatacttaattttaataatttaaataataataataataataataataatttatttttagttttgcaGATTACGTTTACGAAATATTTTCAAAGCCGGTATTTCTTCAATACTGCTCGAGTTCAATAATGCTTTGTGGAgctgtttattatttttcaagcaTTCCGATGGACTATGTTGAGTGTGTAAGCACAATGGTTTTTATTATAGGCTTAatattgcaaatttttatgtgTTGTACGTCGGCGCACCAATTGACTCTTCAggtaaaatctaaaataaacgTTCAgttaattccaaaaataaaaaaactaaaattttaattcagttTGAAAATCTCAATGAGGGGATGTACAACACAGATTGGTTTAATTTGAGTATAAATGCAAGAAAATCTATGATTATTATCGGGTTAAAAACATTTCAGCCTGTATTATTCATGTCTGGTTACTTTGTAACACTATCTATTGAATCATTCAAAaatgtaagtttatttttttactaaaagtATCTCATCTCAAcgaataacaattaatattttttaggtCATGAAGTTATCTTACTCTATTTACAATGTTcttcaataagaaaatcatCTTTAAAGTTTcttatctcaaaaattttgtgaaaatttataaaaatataataattataaatctttTATATAGTTACAGAAAAAGTGTATAAAGAAATATTGTTGTAATTTGTACTTGTTATTTGCATACGTGTAGCTATAAATAAAGATTAGATATACTTTGTTGAATATGTGTTTTTTGAGAGAACTTGATAATCCCATCATattttatcagaaaatttatCTTCACCGAGTAGTACTGATTGTGAAGATGATTCTCATACAAAGTTAAGTACACTaactatattataaaatacataaaaaaaaaaacattaaatttcagATTATGTCTTAGTAAAATTCTATCGACAACTAATCTCTTCAATTTAAgaacaaaattacaaaagcAAACAATAgcttcaaatttaaaattctgcAAATTGTTctctaaataattcaaatctttTCCTAGAATTTTCAGCCTTCccaaaatcaattttcaaaatgGCCTTTATCGCCGCAATTTCTTCTATAGATAATCGCTTCAATTTGAATTCTAAATTCTCgcaatgaataattaattagcaaGTGAAGCTAAGAACAGAGACTTCTCATCCGCAAACTCAGCCTTAGAACAACCAGCAAGCACTCTTGTTCTCATTAGAATCAATACGATGACTACTGCTGTCTTGTCACATAGTCTCTTCATACTGACACTGGTCGGTCTCTGGCGACCCATCGATTGGCGCGGCTGGAAGTCTCTCCTTTACAATTCTTATACTTACTTCGTTGCATTTgctaattttgtttttattctaACTGAGTTTGTAGATATAGTAACAAACAGCAGTTCAGTCAACGATTTAACAAACGGCTTGACCAAGATAATGGGCCAGCTTGGCGCGTTCGGAAAAGTCGTTGGGATAATGTTGAACCGGAAGATGATTTTACAAGGAATTAAACTTTTGGAATTAAAACCATTCAAGCTTGAGGATCaggatgaaaaaaatgttctgaAGAAATACATCAGCATCTCCAAGTAagttaatgtattttattttttgataaattaataaaaataattagtggtttgagaaaataataaaaaacctggaaaaaaataaactctgtgattaaatagaataattttaattaaaagagtaatttttcatgatactaaagttagctaACAGctgtaaagttttttttttattttataataaattaattacagtaaaaaaaatccttctaaaaattttcagttataattttttttaatttttacatgtgaaattttttatgaaaattaatttagcagatattggataaattaaagaatttttgtaccaaataaattatagcaaaaaaaaaattttttttaaattgacatgcagaaattaaaaaaaataaaaaatacagttttctaaaaataatttttagaacaaatttgtttcttaaaaaaaattatcaagcaacagctaaatttaatgcataaataattttatttaattcttagatgtgaaattttttctatcaaatttttccAGGTCCGGTTTTCTAAACAATgatacttaattttaaaaagttatataacatttttttatttagcagTATTTACCATTGGCGCCTCAGGAATTTTATTTAGTCAAATGTCAGTGATGGATTTCCCAAATGTCTTACCTTACAGGGCATGGTTTCCCTACAATTATTCAAAACCAATTTTATTCCAGACAACTGCAGCTTTTCagttaattactttttttaacggCGCGTACGTTCACGTTGCTTTTGATACTCTATTTCTTCGTATGATGCTGTGCGTCGTCTTTCAAATAAGTGTGCTAGAACATCGccttgaaataataatctctAGCATGaagaaattagtaaaaaacaataacatgAATTTAAGCACAGATGAAGTTTATATATGCGATATGCTTATTGAAGAATGGGTTAATCATCATAACGCCATTTTAAAGTATGTATACttcaataattacaattaataattttttaatgaaaaaattctgatataaaaatttcagattttctcaaaatatgtatgaaaatttttccggATCAATATTTCTTCAATATTGCTTGAGTTCAACCCAAATTTGCGTTTGTGTCTACACTATTTCTAACGTTCCGTTTTTGTCCGGTGTATTTATGAGCGAAATGGTGTTATTAATTGGAACGATAATgcaaatatttcttctttgcaTATCAGCTCACCAAGTTACACTCAAAGTatacttgaaataaaattaaaaccatcaattaattttgttaatacaaaaaattattattcaagttcGACGATCTCAATTACTCTGTCTACTGTATCGAATGGTTTTACCTGAATACTTATcttcaaaaatcaatttcgataattatttcaaaaacaaTGAAGCCGGTCGTCTTTAAATCGGGCTATTTTGTAACTCTATCGCTCGAATCACTTAAACATgtaagcaaattttttaatttttgatattaatcaTCAGAAAGTAAGAAGAAAACGAGGCGccgaaacaaaaaataatttaaaaaatacttttttatttcttcttgctTCGCTTTGTCACTTTTTctatatttcatttaatacCAGCGATTTTTATCTTCAGGTGATGAAATTATCATACTCCATTTATAATCTTCTTCAGTGATTTACTCCACTGTGGAAATTGAGCAGAATCTATCGCTAGTTAAATTAATAGTCATTTTTATGTAGctgttgtttattattaaataaatattatattttagaaTAGATTACTGTcagtgaaaataattatattttactagTTTCACTGTTCAGCTTCACTggatttaaaaatctaaaaaattttccggacaatatttaaaaaaaaaataaaacaagaaaaaaaacttaccaTAATCATGAAGATTTATCATCTTCTTACAAGAACCgactaaaatattaatcaagaCAGactgaatataatttttaagtataaagtCTCAAACGGAACTGTTGTCTCAGTAAAATTCTATCAACAACTAGCCCCTTCTACTGTAAGACAAAGTAACAAAACCTAAGAATAgccttaaatcaaaaattcacCAAATTGTTCTCTCAATAATTCAAACTCTTTTCTGCAATTTTCAGTATTACAAACTtgctttcaaattttcaaaatttacctTATTGCCGCAATTTCTcctacactgagaaaacagttcatttaaatgaaatgaggctcgttaactataaataaatcccttatttaaatatcacaagaaatatttatttgatacaaataaattgatttatttgagacaaagttacagtatatttgaatgaaatctagatttgtttatagttaacaaatatttctttggtgctaacaatgatatatttcaaccaaatcagatttgttaactataaataaatggtatgtttgaatatactcaaagcaatgatttttagttttatgtTAGGAAAGTAGTAAAAGTAGACATATCGAACGTTTGGGGTTAAATGGGCAATTCTTTTGGAATTACtaattatactgaaattaacaataatactataaagttaatcgacgtttttaatttttaatttttttttttatttattaaattagatctagaaaatatttttttaaaattgcacttataatttttcaagttttttacgaatgaagttttttaaaaaaatttcttttgtaacaattttttcaataaaaaaaattctaaaaatttttagatgacggctaacttaattttcataaattaaaaaacgatCTGACAGAATTGCAGcgaaatttaataacattctTTTCAAAATGCCAAATTTCTCGACTACAATCTACGAGCATTCATTTGTAATCTCTGCAATTTCAATCTGGAAAGAGCTACCCACTGAAGTCATAGAATCACTCATCCTAGACTCcttcaaaaataaagcttttgaattttttgtgaaactAGAACGAGAAAATGTACTATAAATGTCAAacaagccatttaaaaatttaaaatcaaaaatttacattttaaattactaaagtatctaatatgttaccattgaaaaaattagcttCAAATATTGCTCATTGATTCTATTGTTGTTCTCATTCTTATAAATAGTACAGTACTATTGAATTTTGcaactatattattaaatcattcaaaattattaacttcctTAAAATATGATGATGTTagtcttatatatttaatattgttatacgtgtactttattataaaaattatgtacattaTTGTCATTCGGTTAGTTTGCcttgacataaaaattgaataaataaaataaaaaaaaataatattgctcgaaaaaatgatctaccagaataattttttttttattatctaaagtaacacacgacggactttttcaattaatatgagcgttcaatttactgtcgttaaattattatttataaaaaacaaatatatgactgtgtatttttttgtatatctatctatacattttattatagtattttttttccttaccTTAGAATTATAGCGCTACTAAATAATAGcagagttttctgtttttttattattttgctttttatattttattttaatcaattttatggtgaaaaatgagattatgaggcgtgcacttttggattttccaaactttttttcaaacaaatatgtttaaaaaagtaattttatcgaaaaatcacgcaagaccttttttgtagagcgtttaattttctacaaaaaatatctatCAAGTTTTTCGGTGCATTGCTTGCAGAACGAgatataaaaaactattttttccaggtctattatttttttctcatgaaTTTAAACAGTGATACTAAACTCAAAAAAGTTatataacatatttttatttagcatCCATTACTTTCGGCGTCTCAGGAATTTTATCGACTCAAATGTCAGTGATGGAATTTCCCGATGTCTTGCCTTACAGGGCATGGATTCCCTACAATTATTCAAAACCGATTATTTTCCAAGCTACAGCAGCTTCTCAATTGATAACCTTTTTTATTTGCGCGTATATTCACGTTGGATTTGACACTACGTACATTGGAATGATGATGTGCGTTTCTGTTCAAGTGTGCGTTTTAGAACACCGGCTTGGAAAAATAATCTGGAACATAAAGAAATTGATATCTAATGATAAGACTCTCGACATTAATGACGTGCAAAATGCATGCAATACACTTATCGCAGAATGGATTGATCATCACAACGGTCTTTTAAGGTTTGTATACTTCAATAATTacaactagcaaccttgcaatcactatgtgactgccgtgagttgtgaactgtaaataaataaaattttgcttttttaaataatgacttttgttaaattgcactgtactttcttaactattgacgtttttaaagatataagctcatcctgatattataatcatcaagagctttcatttaagtacccacatgcattttgatatatttttcatatataactattaattttaaagatagaAGCTCACCTcaatgatacactcatcaagagcccccatgaaaaaaaaaaaaataaaaaaaaaatatatgtcgagatatataaaaaatatgtatagtaaatatatttttaataactaacttttggccgattttcatatatattttatatatttcaaatatattttagatatatttaaGATATACCGGCcaaaatttagttattaaaaatatatttactatacataattaatatattttttatagatttttaatatatttaaaatatatttttcatgtatttcgacatatatttttttttcatgggggagctttcatttgagtacccacatgcattttgatatatttttcatatatcatatttataaatatatgaaaaaatgatgtggatacttaaattgaaggtctcgatgagtgtaatgtcggggtgagtttatatctttaaaaatttcaatagttcatatGATACaaagttatttcttaattatgatgtatctagaaatagagaattttcgaatgcagcctaaatacttatcataataaattgactatcggtgagaatgatatgaaaccttgaaaaggcacaaattcaagtcaagacctttgcaatgacactaa
This genomic window contains:
- the LOC123260512 gene encoding odorant receptor 2a-like; translated protein: MTPILPQSFFILTCIGVWRPVEWQGWKCVLYDAYSRFVVITNFAFSLSQFLGVLLVRTSINELTNNMSMLLVMVTACGKIVGILFNRNEILEILRSLEEKPFKPRDQFEEDIRKKYIHISREDSPKSLITRSYFVYLTIGVIGILLTRIPEAKVLGVLPFSSWLPYNYSKQNIYVITAAQQVFNSVISTYTHAGFDTLFPGLMMYISAQTKILQYRFDKVIKALERLNFNRSVNQNTKIAERNIITEWVECHIAVLSFADYVYEIFSKPVFLQYCSSSIMLCGAVYYFSSIPMDYVECVSTMVFIIGLILQIFMCCTSAHQLTLQFENLNEGMYNTDWFNLSINARKSMIIIGLKTFQPVLFMSGYFVTLSIESFKNVMKLSYSIYNVLQ
- the LOC123260530 gene encoding putative odorant receptor 71a — its product is MTTAVLSHSLFILTLVGLWRPIDWRGWKSLLYNSYTYFVAFANFVFILTEFVDIVTNSSSVNDLTNGLTKIMGQLGAFGKVVGIMLNRKMILQGIKLLELKPFKLEDQDEKNVLKKYISISNYITFFYLAVFTIGASGILFSQMSVMDFPNVLPYRAWFPYNYSKPILFQTTAAFQLITFFNGAYVHVAFDTLFLRMMLCVVFQISVLEHRLEIIISSMKKLVKNNNMNLSTDEVYICDMLIEEWVNHHNAILKFSQNMYENFSGSIFLQYCLSSTQICVCVYTISNVPFLSGVFMSEMVLLIGTIMQIFLLCISAHQVTLKFDDLNYSVYCIEWFYLNTYLQKSISIIISKTMKPVVFKSGYFVTLSLESLKHVMKLSYSIYNLLQ